The Rana temporaria chromosome 4, aRanTem1.1, whole genome shotgun sequence genome contains a region encoding:
- the FOSL2 gene encoding fos-related antigen 2 isoform X3 has product MPGSSSAFIPTINAITTSQDLQWMVQPTVITSMSNPYGRPHPYGHHMPNMTSVGGHATLQRPGVIKTIGTTVGRRRRDEQVRQLSPEEEEKRRVRRERNKLAAAKCRNRRRELTDKLQAETEKLEHEKSGLQKEIADLQKEKDKLEFMLVAHSPMCKIHPEERTSSAHISHPVRTLVGNRVVVKQEPLEEDIGVAINNKSQRSVIKPINIGANFFNEEPLNTPVVMSTTPPSTPNTANLVFTYPSVLDQESSSSPTESCSKAHRRSSSSGDQSSDSLNSPTLLAL; this is encoded by the exons ATGCCAGGTTCCAGCAGTGCCTTTATCCCAACCATCAACGCCATCACCACGAGCCAGGACTTGCAGTGGATGGTGCAGCCAACAGTCATCACCTCCATGTCCAACCCATATGGGCGACCGCACCCTTATGGACACCACATGCCAAACATGACATCGGTGGGCGGGCATGCCACCCTCCAGCGACCCGGTGTCATCAAGACCATCGGCACCACTGtgggcaggaggaggagggatgagcAGGTAAGACAG ctgtCACCAGAGGAAGAGGAAAAGCGAAGGGTCCGGAGAGAAAGGAATAAACTGGCGGCCGCAAAGTGTCGCAACAGGAGGCGAGAGTTAACGGACAAACTTCAGGCG GAAACGGAAAAACTGGAACACGAGAAGTCTGGACTGCAGAAAGAAATCGCCGACCTGCAGAAGGAAAAAGACAAACTGGAGTTCATGCTCGTCGCCCACTCGCCCATGTGTAAGATCCACCCGGAGGAGAGGACGAGCTCCGCCCACATTTCCCACCCAGTCCGCACATTGGTTGGCAACAGGGTAGTCGTCAAACAGGAACCGCTGGAAGAAGATATCGGCGTCGCCATCAACAACAAGTCTCAGAGATCTGTGATTAAGCCAATCAACATCGGAGCAAACTTCTTCAACGAGGAGCCTCTCAACACGCCGGTGGTCATGTCCACTACGCCTCCGAGCACTCCCAACACCGCCAATCTCGTATTCACCTACCCAAGTGTACTGGATCAGGAATCTTCATCCTCTCCCACCGAGTCCTGCTCCAAAGCTCACCGCCGAAGCAGTAGCAGCGGTGACCAGTCTTCTGATTCCTTGAACTCCCCGACCCTACTGGCCTTGTAA